The following proteins are co-located in the Flectobacillus major DSM 103 genome:
- a CDS encoding ATP-grasp domain-containing protein, whose product MTPKRLIYLYSDSTFTPWKENIFARTVVQFLQSTPEGYYPYITHFVGFTPEFAQFLRQFDIVFNVCYGFGDEGQHDVVRWLDNNGIRHTASNFTSQIVAKDKVQLPHFCQMVGVNTPDIVPLSQLNDYPSHRFIAKPRYGSLHQNMLVFEKDQIPYQDLLEKDEMIIQPYLAGREFTVGVIPNADASDYICLNPLEIRPDDAREVYIAGQNYGKTEKVIHHDLDETTCFQMQEMVLKVHRALGLKGMSRTDIRISHGKIYVLDINTMPNLDTNSFLPFIANSEGIGLKEIFRRILLRFEKVYHNATVLDNQLVNS is encoded by the coding sequence ATGACACCCAAGCGGCTTATTTATTTGTATTCAGACTCAACATTCACCCCGTGGAAGGAAAATATATTTGCTCGTACGGTAGTACAATTTCTGCAATCCACGCCCGAAGGGTATTATCCTTATATTACGCATTTTGTGGGCTTTACGCCTGAATTTGCACAGTTTCTTCGCCAATTCGACATTGTTTTTAATGTTTGTTATGGCTTTGGCGACGAAGGGCAACACGATGTTGTACGCTGGCTCGACAACAATGGCATTAGGCACACTGCCAGTAATTTTACTTCGCAGATTGTAGCCAAAGACAAAGTGCAACTACCTCATTTTTGTCAGATGGTAGGGGTCAACACCCCCGATATTGTTCCTTTGAGCCAATTGAACGACTATCCGAGTCATCGCTTTATTGCCAAACCTCGTTATGGCAGTTTGCACCAAAATATGTTGGTTTTTGAAAAAGACCAGATTCCCTACCAAGACCTTCTAGAAAAAGATGAAATGATTATTCAGCCTTATTTGGCGGGTCGTGAGTTTACGGTTGGGGTTATTCCTAATGCCGATGCGAGCGATTATATTTGTTTAAATCCACTCGAAATTCGCCCCGACGATGCCAGAGAAGTGTATATTGCTGGACAAAATTATGGCAAAACCGAAAAAGTAATACACCACGATTTGGACGAAACTACTTGTTTCCAAATGCAAGAAATGGTACTCAAAGTTCACCGAGCATTGGGGCTGAAAGGGATGTCGCGCACCGATATTCGTATTAGTCATGGCAAAATTTATGTTCTCGACATCAACACCATGCCTAATTTAGATACCAATAGCTTCTTACCATTTATTGCCAATAGCGAAGGAATTGGATTAAAGGAGATTTTTAGAAGGATATTATTGCGTTTTGAAAAAGTGTATCATAATGCTACTGTACTTGATAATCAACTGGTAAACTCTTAA
- a CDS encoding T9SS type A sorting domain-containing protein, translating to MQKLLLTTLLFFTISSSFCQRFYSVVFKELPADMQLYPRNAQNQAIIPINGRIEVANWLYLSVVVLRNKQPYAYQRASISYNAKGDTGTFALNPVIKAELAEYDIQVYASQAGKDSVLIVNRENIVAGDAYIIFGQSNARGWEEIDPYQNEYCRTFGFGYLGNDFTWGLSNSDHTGYYYDRQIVGAWGIGFQKYIMETYGIPTCIISQATPGQPISALAARNPNNHADPETQYGRLLTYVTQAKLSKAIKALFYWQGETEAAHIPSEWKPTFDVLYRELEEDYPSIQRYYVFQLPLFGGNFYNEEVGVMRDYQRRLSSIYPKITSFGALGASGWDGFHYKTTGYRQLGTELAKIVSHDFYGETKKYLSPNIQKAYFSTPARDEIVLSFEEGQQMVYPKDTTIYNFIVGGKGTLSVKDFFYLNGRWQRVAEGRAEENKIVLKLKQPASLQDTLVKYLPSVFPYSGGYDHLDDLPWVYLGPFLKNTDGFRAMAFHNVKLAQALQMPVISVNNITYEQIQINWQTVPQANKYLIERKKQGENSFVKVAETSNITYTDTRLLSNQAYVYRLKAFSSTSESSAQIEAKTQAVLATEEELRVAVNIYPNPAQNEVNIELPKVFTGNLSITDITGLSCFARKINKESLIRLDISALPTGTYLVVINNENESYTQKLSVIGR from the coding sequence ATGCAAAAACTCTTACTTACTACCCTACTATTTTTTACGATTTCCTCCTCTTTTTGCCAGCGCTTTTATTCTGTTGTATTCAAAGAACTTCCTGCCGATATGCAGCTGTACCCTAGAAACGCTCAAAATCAAGCTATTATTCCTATCAATGGGCGTATAGAGGTAGCCAATTGGCTTTACCTTTCGGTAGTTGTTTTACGAAATAAACAGCCTTATGCTTATCAGCGTGCCTCTATTAGTTATAATGCCAAAGGCGATACAGGTACGTTTGCACTCAACCCTGTCATCAAAGCCGAATTGGCCGAATACGACATACAAGTATATGCTAGCCAAGCAGGAAAAGACTCGGTTTTGATTGTAAATCGAGAAAATATTGTGGCTGGCGATGCCTACATTATTTTTGGCCAGTCCAATGCCCGAGGTTGGGAAGAAATAGACCCTTACCAAAACGAATATTGCCGAACATTTGGCTTTGGGTATTTGGGCAATGACTTTACTTGGGGTTTGTCCAACTCAGACCATACAGGTTATTATTACGACCGCCAAATTGTGGGAGCATGGGGAATAGGCTTTCAAAAATATATCATGGAAACCTACGGTATTCCAACCTGTATTATTAGTCAGGCTACACCTGGACAGCCTATTAGTGCTTTGGCAGCCCGCAATCCCAATAATCATGCCGACCCCGAAACACAATACGGACGTTTGCTAACCTATGTGACACAAGCCAAGCTTTCAAAAGCTATAAAAGCCCTTTTTTACTGGCAAGGCGAAACCGAAGCAGCTCATATTCCTAGCGAATGGAAACCCACTTTTGATGTACTATATCGTGAACTGGAAGAAGACTATCCGTCGATTCAGCGTTATTATGTGTTTCAGCTACCTCTTTTTGGGGGTAATTTCTATAATGAAGAAGTAGGCGTAATGCGTGACTACCAACGTCGACTTAGCTCTATTTACCCTAAAATAACAAGCTTTGGAGCACTTGGAGCTTCGGGTTGGGACGGTTTTCACTATAAAACAACAGGTTATAGACAACTCGGTACTGAGCTGGCCAAAATTGTATCGCATGATTTTTATGGAGAAACGAAAAAATATCTTTCTCCCAATATTCAAAAAGCCTATTTTTCTACTCCAGCCAGAGATGAGATTGTTCTTTCTTTTGAAGAAGGGCAACAAATGGTATACCCCAAAGATACTACTATTTACAACTTTATTGTTGGAGGAAAAGGTACTTTGAGTGTAAAAGACTTTTTCTACCTCAACGGCCGCTGGCAAAGAGTAGCAGAAGGACGAGCAGAAGAAAATAAAATTGTCTTGAAACTAAAACAACCTGCTTCGCTACAAGATACTTTGGTAAAATACCTCCCTTCTGTATTTCCGTATTCGGGGGGCTACGACCACCTCGACGACCTTCCGTGGGTATATTTGGGGCCATTTTTAAAAAATACCGATGGCTTTAGGGCAATGGCATTTCATAATGTCAAATTAGCTCAGGCACTTCAAATGCCTGTGATAAGTGTTAATAATATTACCTACGAACAAATTCAAATCAATTGGCAAACTGTACCACAAGCTAACAAATACCTTATCGAAAGAAAAAAACAGGGTGAAAACAGCTTTGTAAAAGTGGCAGAAACAAGTAATATAACTTATACAGATACCAGATTGTTAAGCAATCAGGCTTATGTATATCGCCTAAAAGCTTTTAGTAGTACTAGCGAGTCGTCGGCACAAATAGAAGCTAAAACTCAAGCAGTATTAGCAACAGAAGAAGAATTACGGGTTGCGGTGAATATCTATCCAAATCCTGCCCAAAATGAAGTAAATATTGAATTACCTAAAGTCTTTACAGGTAACTTATCTATTACTGATATTACAGGCTTGAGTTGTTTTGCCAGAAAAATCAACAAAGAAAGTCTTATTAGGCTTGATATTTCGGCCTTACCTACGGGCACTTATTTGGTAGTTATCAATAACGAAAACGAGAGTTATACCCAAAAATTATCGGTAATAGGCCGTTAA
- a CDS encoding SixA phosphatase family protein → MKKTLFLVRHAKASEAVSPDIVRPLTSSGMIDSARMGKHLSAKLQGIDLIITSNAERTQMTTRVFCEQLGLPESIVKVEASLYESSPKYYLDAVNTLPETVSTVMLVGHNPSISYFAEYLTHEDIGTMPTCGVVGMTFENLTWAEVSKRTATMTFYDSPDSILGIKFD, encoded by the coding sequence ATGAAAAAAACATTATTTCTCGTCCGTCATGCTAAAGCCTCCGAAGCTGTTAGTCCCGATATTGTTCGACCACTTACTTCGAGTGGTATGATAGACTCCGCTCGTATGGGTAAGCACCTATCGGCCAAGTTGCAGGGTATCGACCTCATTATTACTTCCAATGCCGAACGTACCCAAATGACTACACGTGTTTTTTGTGAGCAATTAGGGCTTCCAGAAAGTATTGTCAAAGTAGAAGCATCGCTTTATGAAAGTTCGCCAAAATATTATTTAGATGCCGTGAATACATTGCCCGAAACAGTTAGTACTGTCATGTTGGTTGGGCATAATCCCAGTATTAGTTATTTTGCCGAATACCTAACCCACGAAGATATTGGTACTATGCCTACTTGTGGGGTTGTCGGAATGACGTTTGAAAATCTTACTTGGGCAGAGGTTTCAAAACGAACTGCTACTATGACTTTTTATGATTCGCCAGACTCTATTTTGGGCATAAAATTCGATTAA
- a CDS encoding aminotransferase class V-fold PLP-dependent enzyme, with protein sequence MSISCQKHLFSLESGIHYINCATMSPNLKAVEEAGFKGISQKSQPHLITQETFFDTTQPVKEAYAKIINCPDPERIALIPSTSYGMAIVAKNLAKKPHLQAGQEILMVQEEFPSDVYAWEEICQEKGLIIKTVAAPNTLQHRGKIWNESFLNAISANTCMVVISPTHWADGTRFDIKAIGEACRSVGALLVLDGTQSIGAMPFDVQQIQPDAIINVGYKWLLGPYSAGVAYFGPFFDEGTPIERNWINRVGSEDFKNLINYQTAYRPKADRFNIGERSNFILNPMLTTALGQITAWGVANIEAYCHQLLEKPLQILQENGYWVDDLPHRSKHLVGLRFPKHTDPVKIQQALKERNVLVSFRGEAIRLAPHVYNDQNDIDMLLEGLLAF encoded by the coding sequence ATGTCTATTTCGTGTCAAAAACATCTTTTTAGCCTTGAATCTGGCATACATTATATCAACTGTGCTACCATGTCGCCCAATTTGAAGGCTGTAGAAGAAGCTGGTTTTAAGGGGATTTCACAAAAATCACAACCCCATTTAATTACCCAAGAGACTTTCTTTGATACTACCCAGCCAGTTAAAGAAGCTTATGCCAAGATTATCAACTGCCCCGACCCCGAGCGTATTGCCTTGATTCCTTCTACGTCTTATGGAATGGCTATTGTGGCTAAAAATTTAGCTAAAAAGCCTCATTTGCAAGCAGGTCAAGAAATTTTGATGGTACAAGAAGAATTTCCGTCGGATGTATACGCATGGGAAGAAATATGTCAGGAAAAAGGATTGATTATTAAAACAGTAGCAGCACCCAACACCCTTCAGCATCGAGGCAAAATTTGGAACGAGTCGTTTCTCAATGCGATTTCTGCCAATACCTGCATGGTTGTTATTTCGCCAACGCACTGGGCCGACGGCACACGATTTGATATTAAGGCAATCGGAGAAGCCTGCCGCTCGGTTGGAGCATTATTGGTTTTGGATGGCACACAGTCGATTGGGGCAATGCCTTTCGATGTCCAGCAAATACAGCCCGACGCTATTATCAATGTAGGCTACAAATGGCTTTTGGGGCCTTATTCGGCAGGAGTAGCGTATTTTGGGCCATTTTTCGATGAAGGAACACCTATAGAACGCAACTGGATTAACCGAGTGGGTTCTGAAGATTTTAAGAATTTGATTAATTATCAAACAGCCTATCGCCCTAAAGCCGACCGCTTTAATATAGGAGAAAGAAGCAATTTTATCTTGAATCCTATGCTAACCACAGCATTGGGGCAGATTACAGCATGGGGAGTAGCTAATATAGAGGCCTATTGCCATCAATTATTGGAAAAACCGTTGCAAATTTTACAAGAAAATGGTTATTGGGTAGACGACTTACCTCATCGTAGCAAACATTTGGTGGGTTTACGTTTTCCCAAACACACCGACCCTGTCAAAATTCAACAGGCATTAAAAGAACGAAATGTACTAGTATCGTTTAGAGGTGAAGCAATCCGTCTTGCTCCACATGTTTACAACGACCAAAACGATATAGATATGCTATTAGAAGGACTTCTGGCTTTTTAG